TGGCTGCAGGTGCTGGGCCCGCACGTGCCCGGCTTGACGGCGGTGGCGGAGGCCGCCGGGCGCATCGACTTCGGCTGGCTGGGCGGCGGCATCACCGTGATGTTCGTGACCCTGTTCATCTGGATGTGGCGGGTGCGGCGGCGGGATGGACGCTCCGTTGGCGCGGCCGGGGCGGACGCCCGGGGCCTGCCGATGTGAAGGGGGAACCCAAATGGCCAAGAGCCTGATGGTGCTCGGCACCGCGTCGAACGTGGGCAAGAGCGTGCTGTGCACGGCCCTGTGCCGCATCCTCGCCCAGGATGGGTACCGGGTGGCCCCGTTCAAGGCGCAGAACATGTCGCTGAACTCGGCGGCGACCCCGTCGGGCCGGGAGATCGGCCGGGCGCAGGCGGTGCAGGCGGCGGCCTGCGGGATCGCGCCGAACGAGCACATGAACCCCGTCCTGCTCAAGCCGATGAGCGGCCACCGGACGCAGGTGGTGCTGCAGGGGCGGGTGTACGAGACCATGTCTGCTCGCCAGTATCTTCGGGAGCGCCTCGGGGCCGTCTGGGCGGCGGTGGTGGAGAGCTACCGGTACCTGGCGGACCGG
Above is a window of Burkholderiales bacterium DNA encoding:
- a CDS encoding cobyric acid synthase encodes the protein MAKSLMVLGTASNVGKSVLCTALCRILAQDGYRVAPFKAQNMSLNSAATPSGREIGRAQAVQAAACGIAPNEHMNPVLLKPMSGHRTQVVLQGRVYETMSARQYLRERLGAVWAAVVESYRYLADRYEVLIIEGAGSPVEMNLKPRDIANLRMAEEADADVLLAADIDRGGVFAAVVGTLHLMTPRERARVKGVVINKFRGDPSLF